The proteins below are encoded in one region of Plutella xylostella chromosome Z, ilPluXylo3.1, whole genome shotgun sequence:
- the LOC119694877 gene encoding uncharacterized protein LOC119694877, which yields MKCARVPLQQRLKPGRTPRAPAAPAAPGASDRVRRFCQQRLVDPAHEDGRWCSELMQRFHCNIINEEECSEPDVYQHYEKNTDGVFLSVQTLKFQGDVEERKRPRTCFKYKSVNNEIKHRMFVKQVVEDNKETELQEDASSQITNHYFDDYINYILNDKSRPSTVESDTKTTDKHKETNVNSDKKDNIKSKDTNKKKFVKIDGDLINDYGKTTISYQNTGNKKNLTISRVQSPETVQVIRVDVVCNYSRPESTVESENEEKAKKIVAVKEVKPTPVLDMKSNHFANKYFLTKTIKSLDENLSGGAKVTLLCKTFRLTDRSNLTARCNARTEGNRPTKTKTYYRS from the exons ATGAAATGCGCGCGGGTGCCGCTGCAGCAACGCTTGAAGCCTGGCCgcaccccccgcgcccccgcggcccccgcggcccccggtGCCTCCGACCGGGTCCGCAGGTTCTGTCAGCAGAGGCTGGTGGACCCAGCGCATGAGGATGGCCGCTGGTGTAGTGAGCTGATGCAGAG ATTTCACTGCAATATTATAAACGAAGAGGAATGTAGTGAACCGGATGTCTACCAACATTACGAGAAAAACACCGATGGAGTGTTCCTTTCGGTGCAAACCCTCAAATTTCAGGGCGACGtagaagaaagaaaaagacCTCGAACATGCTTCAAATACAAGTCAGTTAATAACGAAATTAAACATAGAATGTTTGTGAAACAAGTAGTGGAGGATAACAAAGAAACGGAACTACAAGAAGACGCATCTTCACAGATTACCAATCATTACTTCGATGATTACAtcaactacatacttaatgaCAAATCCAGACCTTCCACTGTAGAATCTGACACAAAAACCACtgataaacataaagaaacaaaCGTTAATAGCGACAAAAAAGATAATATCAAATCGAAAGATACAAATAAGAagaaatttgtaaaaatagaCGGAGACTTGATAAATGACTATGGAAAAACAACAATCTCATACCAAAATACTGGCAATAAGAAGAATCTAACAATTTCAAGAGTTCAGAGCCCTGAAACTGTGCAAGTAATTAGAGTCGATGTGGTGTGCAACTACTCTCGACCAGAATCAACTGTTGAATCTGAGAATGAAGAAAAAGCCAAGAAAATCGTTGCTGTTAAAGAAGTGAAACCCACACCTGTATTGGATATGAAAAGCAATCATTTTGCTAATAAGTACTTTTTgactaaaacaataaaatcattGGATGAGAATCTGTCCGGTGGCGCTAAAGTGACGCTTCTGTGTAAAACATTCAGACTGACTGATCGGTCGAACTTGACTGCTAGATGCAATGCTCGTACTGAGGGGAATAGACCCACTAAAACGAAAACTTACTACAGATCTTAA